In Bythopirellula goksoeyrii, a single window of DNA contains:
- the rsmH gene encoding 16S rRNA (cytosine(1402)-N(4))-methyltransferase RsmH, whose protein sequence is MERSIHIPVLFDEVIEWLEPSAGKTFVDGTLGGGGHTAAIAERVGGEGLVLAVDLDPLAIDRAETILAGKPIKLVQANYAEIPEVLAQVEIPVVDGILLDLGLSSDQLADGERGFSFQTGGPLDLRFNPDEGESASELLAHIGEDHLADIIYRYGEERCSRRIAKKVVATRRKAPIQTAEQLAELVRSCVPRSHVSKIDPATRTFQALRIAVNGELDSLESALKSLPDCLKPGGRLAIISFHSLEDRLVKHAFRSDERLKVLTRKPIAPTEAEAASNPRARSAKMRVAERVLS, encoded by the coding sequence TTGGAGCGTAGTATCCACATCCCAGTATTGTTTGACGAAGTGATCGAATGGTTGGAGCCCTCTGCGGGGAAGACTTTCGTAGACGGAACACTAGGCGGGGGAGGGCACACCGCTGCCATTGCTGAGCGTGTCGGAGGAGAGGGACTGGTCCTAGCAGTCGATCTCGATCCACTGGCCATAGACCGAGCAGAAACTATCTTGGCCGGCAAGCCTATCAAGCTAGTTCAGGCCAATTACGCGGAAATTCCTGAAGTCCTAGCCCAAGTTGAAATCCCCGTCGTCGATGGCATCCTCCTCGACCTGGGTCTCTCCAGCGATCAACTCGCCGACGGCGAACGCGGCTTTTCGTTCCAGACCGGTGGTCCGCTCGACCTGCGTTTCAATCCCGATGAAGGAGAGTCTGCATCTGAACTTCTTGCCCACATTGGCGAAGACCACCTGGCTGACATCATCTACCGGTACGGAGAGGAACGCTGCAGCCGACGCATCGCCAAAAAAGTAGTAGCCACTCGACGCAAAGCACCGATTCAAACTGCCGAGCAACTAGCCGAGTTAGTTAGAAGTTGTGTGCCACGCAGTCATGTCTCCAAGATCGACCCTGCCACGCGCACGTTCCAGGCGCTGAGAATCGCTGTGAACGGCGAACTCGATTCACTGGAATCAGCGCTGAAGTCACTTCCTGATTGCCTCAAGCCTGGAGGCCGCCTCGCGATCATCAGCTTTCATTCGCTGGAAGATCGCCTCGTCAAACATGCCTTCCGAAGCGACGAACGACTCAAAGTCCTTACCAGAAAACCGATTGCCCCGACCGAAGCAGAAGCTGCTAGCAATCCCCGCGCGCGAAGTGCAAAGATGCGAGTCGCGGAGCGAGTGCTTTCCTAA
- a CDS encoding Crp/Fnr family transcriptional regulator, whose protein sequence is MSQSPLFHGCDHQFLQDRLLHLEPVEHSRGDVVLEAQQTKDTFFIVVKGRVKLVSRAEANEREITLFLLGPGEAFDVVSLLDRQAHNLSAEALDDVTLLSAPTEEIRNWIAHHPEFNRTFLPYLGRKMSMLSELASDLTLHDTGIRLARLILRHVDPESANHEVQLINNLSHEELANMIGTVRVVANRQIQNLKRRGIIDARRGNLVVKDLDALMKQCDFTIPMPPSEDDSLGA, encoded by the coding sequence TTGTCGCAATCCCCCCTCTTTCACGGATGTGACCATCAGTTTTTGCAAGATCGCCTGCTTCATTTGGAGCCTGTCGAACATTCGCGTGGGGATGTGGTCCTTGAAGCTCAGCAAACAAAGGACACATTCTTCATCGTTGTCAAAGGAAGGGTCAAGCTAGTTAGCCGTGCTGAGGCTAACGAAAGAGAGATCACACTGTTTCTCCTCGGCCCCGGGGAAGCATTCGATGTTGTCAGCTTATTAGACCGCCAAGCACACAACCTTTCTGCCGAAGCCTTGGATGATGTGACGCTTCTCTCAGCACCTACCGAAGAAATTCGCAACTGGATCGCGCATCATCCAGAATTCAACCGAACATTTCTCCCCTATCTGGGCCGTAAGATGTCGATGCTGTCAGAACTCGCCAGCGATCTGACATTGCACGACACAGGAATCCGGCTGGCAAGGCTTATCCTCCGTCACGTCGATCCTGAATCTGCTAATCACGAGGTACAACTGATCAATAATCTGTCCCACGAAGAATTGGCCAATATGATCGGTACTGTGCGAGTGGTCGCCAATCGGCAAATCCAGAATCTCAAGCGTCGAGGTATCATCGACGCTCGTCGGGGTAATCTGGTAGTGAAAGACTTGGATGCATTGATGAAGCAATGCGACTTTACCATCCCAATGCCGCCGAGTGAGGACGACTCTCTTGGAGCGTAG